One segment of Halococcus salsus DNA contains the following:
- a CDS encoding DsbA family protein: protein MDQNRGPADRTGDRSTSTRRRMLLGASGVALTSLAGCLGLGGGSASADSDLPNYNASGGLSVNQPLDAPVKGDPNAGVTVAAYEDFACPHCQEYVQNVVPEIQSDYIDSNDIRYEHHDFPIPVDDPASYTAANAARAAQALAGDQAFWTYLDQLFANQSSLGPEFYASLGEETGLGADRIRSAATNRRFERTITNDKQQGMQKGIEGTPAVFVNGTAVDPTVDAISSAIDAAQ from the coding sequence ATGGACCAGAACCGCGGGCCGGCGGACCGAACGGGGGACAGATCGACGTCGACCCGCCGCCGGATGCTGCTCGGCGCGAGCGGGGTCGCCCTCACGTCCCTCGCCGGCTGTCTCGGCCTGGGTGGCGGCTCGGCGAGCGCGGATTCGGACCTCCCCAACTACAACGCGAGCGGCGGTCTCTCGGTTAACCAGCCGCTCGACGCGCCCGTCAAGGGCGACCCGAACGCCGGCGTGACCGTGGCGGCCTACGAGGACTTCGCCTGTCCGCACTGTCAGGAGTACGTGCAGAACGTCGTGCCGGAGATACAGAGCGACTACATCGACTCGAACGACATCCGCTACGAGCACCACGACTTCCCCATCCCGGTCGACGACCCCGCCTCCTACACGGCCGCGAACGCCGCCCGGGCCGCCCAAGCGCTCGCCGGCGACCAAGCCTTTTGGACCTACCTCGACCAGCTGTTCGCGAATCAGAGTTCGTTGGGTCCGGAGTTCTACGCGTCGCTCGGCGAGGAGACCGGACTGGGCGCGGACCGGATCAGGAGCGCCGCGACGAACCGGCGGTTCGAGCGGACCATCACGAACGATAAACAGCAGGGCATGCAGAAGGGTATCGAAGGGACGCCGGCGGTGTTCGTCAACGGAACGGCGGTGGACCCGACCGTCGACGCGATCAGTTCGGCGATCGACGCCGCGCAGTGA
- a CDS encoding thiolase domain-containing protein — translation MTRASVVGADMTTFGVHERTLTELFATAALGAYDDAGVGPDDIDALYFGNAMGGQTENDTHLAPAVAAQIGLAGIPCQRFEDACATSSNAFKNAVEAVEAGVHDTVLVGGVERCTPETGLGTGEMTRIFASASDRYYEQPTGLTFPGVFALHTKRHMHEYGTTEEQLAHVAVKNHANGTRNPNAHFGKEITVEDVLDSPVVADPFRLMDCCPFSDGASAVVVTSDENADSFDNPVDVGGVGHATDIVPLSAKPVVQATQAARDAASQAYEQAETSADEMDFAEVHDCFTGAEVMASEAIGFFEDGEGGPAAAEGRTAIDGDRPINPSGGLKAKGHPIGATGTGQIVELTEHLRNNAGERQIDGAERAVAHNLGGDAATTVVTVMEARE, via the coding sequence ATGACACGAGCAAGCGTCGTCGGCGCGGACATGACGACGTTCGGCGTCCACGAGCGCACCCTCACGGAACTGTTCGCGACGGCGGCGCTCGGTGCGTACGACGACGCCGGCGTCGGCCCCGACGACATCGACGCCCTCTACTTCGGCAACGCGATGGGCGGCCAGACCGAGAACGACACCCACCTCGCGCCCGCGGTGGCCGCCCAGATCGGGCTCGCGGGGATCCCCTGCCAGCGTTTCGAGGACGCGTGTGCGACCTCCTCGAACGCGTTCAAGAACGCCGTCGAGGCGGTCGAGGCGGGGGTTCACGACACCGTTCTGGTTGGGGGCGTCGAGCGCTGCACCCCCGAGACGGGTCTCGGCACCGGCGAGATGACACGGATCTTCGCCTCCGCGTCGGACCGCTACTACGAACAGCCGACAGGACTCACGTTCCCCGGCGTGTTCGCGCTCCACACCAAGCGCCACATGCACGAGTACGGCACCACCGAGGAGCAGCTCGCCCACGTCGCGGTCAAGAACCACGCCAACGGCACCCGGAACCCGAACGCCCACTTCGGGAAGGAGATCACTGTGGAGGACGTCCTCGACTCCCCCGTGGTCGCCGACCCGTTCCGGCTGATGGACTGCTGTCCGTTCTCGGACGGCGCGAGCGCCGTCGTCGTCACCAGCGACGAGAACGCGGACTCGTTCGACAACCCTGTCGACGTCGGTGGCGTCGGCCACGCGACCGACATCGTCCCACTGAGCGCCAAACCCGTCGTCCAGGCCACACAGGCCGCCCGCGACGCGGCGAGCCAGGCCTACGAGCAGGCCGAGACGAGCGCCGACGAGATGGACTTCGCGGAGGTCCACGACTGCTTCACGGGGGCCGAGGTGATGGCGAGCGAGGCCATCGGCTTCTTCGAGGACGGCGAGGGCGGGCCCGCCGCCGCCGAGGGTCGCACAGCGATCGACGGTGACCGGCCGATCAACCCATCGGGCGGGCTGAAGGCGAAAGGCCACCCCATCGGCGCGACCGGGACGGGCCAGATCGTCGAACTCACCGAGCACCTCAGGAACAACGCCGGCGAGCGCCAGATCGACGGGGCCGAACGCGCCGTCGCGCACAACCTGGGTGGCGACGCCGCGACCACCGTCGTCACGGTGATGGAGGCCCGCGAATGA
- a CDS encoding SDR family NAD(P)-dependent oxidoreductase produces MSEPGLDRFSLDGRVALVTGASRGIGEAIAVELAAAGASVAALARSDDDLDATVERIESAGGEAIACPADVTVEEEVRAAFDAAEDALGPVDVLVNDAGTNPFFGDARDLDIDTWEHILSVNLTGAFRCAAAFGRRVGERDGSGAVVNVASVGGVVGLPYQTPYVASKHAMVGMTRTLAVEWAPEIRVNALAPGYVETEFTAGVRENESIYEDLLRDIPQDRFADPEEIAGAAVYLAGDAASYTTGEVHVVDGGYAAH; encoded by the coding sequence ATGAGTGAACCAGGGCTCGACCGCTTCTCGCTCGACGGCCGCGTGGCGCTCGTGACGGGAGCCAGCCGCGGTATCGGCGAGGCGATAGCGGTCGAGCTGGCGGCGGCGGGCGCGAGCGTGGCGGCGCTGGCGCGGTCGGATGACGACCTCGACGCGACTGTCGAGCGGATCGAATCCGCAGGCGGAGAAGCGATAGCCTGTCCGGCGGACGTCACCGTCGAGGAGGAGGTGAGGGCGGCGTTCGACGCGGCCGAGGACGCGCTCGGTCCGGTCGACGTGTTGGTGAACGACGCCGGCACCAACCCCTTCTTCGGCGACGCACGGGATCTCGACATCGACACCTGGGAACACATCCTCTCGGTGAACCTCACCGGCGCGTTCCGGTGTGCGGCGGCGTTCGGGCGGCGGGTCGGCGAGCGCGACGGGAGCGGGGCGGTGGTCAACGTCGCGAGCGTCGGCGGGGTCGTCGGCCTGCCCTACCAGACACCCTACGTCGCCTCGAAGCACGCGATGGTCGGGATGACCCGAACCCTCGCGGTCGAGTGGGCCCCCGAGATCCGGGTCAACGCGCTCGCGCCGGGCTACGTCGAGACCGAGTTCACCGCGGGTGTACGCGAAAACGAGTCGATCTACGAGGACCTCCTCCGCGATATTCCCCAGGATCGCTTCGCCGACCCCGAGGAGATCGCCGGCGCGGCGGTCTACCTCGCGGGCGACGCGGCCTCGTACACGACGGGAGAAGTCCACGTCGTCGACGGCGGCTACGCGGCCCACTGA
- a CDS encoding SDR family oxidoreductase yields MSFQLPDLSGRTAFVTGTTRGIGKRIALTLAEAGCNVVSTGKTVDDSDSDLEGTIHDTAAACEERGVESHAIQLNLRNPDEIEAAAKEAIEVFDEVDVVINNASAIQLANVADLPANRFDLLNEVNVRGTYLTIRAFLPHLKEHGGHVLTNSPPVTMDRAPGKAAYAWSKLGMTFVTLSVAAELQGTDVAANCFWPVTIIDTRASRYFGMGTEDDWRTPAIAADAACALLDRDTDFSGHACYDEAVLREAGIADFSPYNVTDGDPQPLSAQLFDPDYERP; encoded by the coding sequence ATGTCGTTTCAGTTACCCGACCTCTCCGGCCGGACGGCGTTCGTGACGGGGACCACGCGCGGCATCGGCAAGCGGATCGCGCTCACGCTGGCCGAGGCGGGCTGTAACGTGGTCTCGACCGGGAAGACCGTCGACGATTCGGACAGCGATCTGGAGGGCACCATCCACGACACCGCCGCGGCGTGCGAGGAGCGCGGTGTCGAGTCACACGCCATCCAGTTGAACCTCCGCAACCCGGACGAAATCGAGGCCGCCGCCAAGGAGGCCATCGAGGTCTTCGACGAGGTCGATGTCGTGATCAACAACGCGAGCGCGATCCAGCTCGCGAACGTCGCGGACCTCCCGGCCAACCGCTTCGACCTCCTGAACGAGGTCAACGTTCGAGGAACGTATCTCACGATTCGGGCATTCTTGCCTCACCTCAAGGAGCACGGCGGCCACGTCCTCACCAATTCGCCCCCAGTCACGATGGACCGCGCGCCGGGGAAGGCGGCCTACGCCTGGTCGAAGCTCGGCATGACCTTCGTGACGCTCTCGGTCGCGGCCGAACTCCAGGGGACTGACGTGGCCGCCAACTGCTTCTGGCCCGTGACGATAATCGACACCCGGGCCTCGCGCTACTTCGGGATGGGGACCGAGGACGACTGGCGAACGCCCGCCATCGCCGCCGACGCGGCGTGTGCACTCCTCGACCGCGATACCGACTTCTCGGGCCACGCGTGCTACGACGAGGCGGTCCTCCGCGAAGCCGGCATCGCCGACTTTTCACCCTATAACGTCACCGACGGCGACCCGCAGCCGCTCTCGGCCCAGCTGTTCGACCCGGACTACGAACGACCCTGA
- a CDS encoding Zn-ribbon domain-containing OB-fold protein, whose amino-acid sequence MSLSHAEWVDALRDGDLLGVRCPDCGTVYGTPFAVCNECGSRDVEMTELPTAGEVYTETTVEVSPVGFDAPYQVGIVQLDGARVTGRLTGEVGIGDRVVLDGVLEANDEVAPVFTAE is encoded by the coding sequence ATGAGCCTGAGCCACGCCGAGTGGGTCGACGCGCTCCGCGACGGCGACCTCCTCGGGGTCCGGTGTCCGGACTGCGGGACGGTCTACGGCACGCCGTTCGCGGTCTGCAACGAGTGCGGGAGTCGGGACGTGGAGATGACCGAACTCCCGACCGCGGGCGAGGTCTACACCGAGACCACGGTCGAGGTCTCCCCTGTGGGGTTCGACGCTCCCTACCAAGTAGGAATCGTCCAGCTCGACGGCGCGCGGGTCACCGGCCGGCTCACCGGTGAGGTCGGGATCGGCGACCGGGTGGTCCTCGACGGCGTGCTCGAAGCCAACGACGAGGTCGCGCCGGTCTTCACGGCCGAATAG
- a CDS encoding BsuPI-related putative proteinase inhibitor — MSLTGSLDLRTNPDRVSFAFTVENDGDEPVTLSFRSARTADFVVLDGEEERWRWSEGKMFAQMLQSEELAPGESVTYDGEWSPPEPGSYTAVATLEADDRECEARTEFSV; from the coding sequence ATGTCACTTACCGGGAGCCTCGACCTCCGGACGAACCCCGACCGGGTCTCGTTCGCCTTCACCGTCGAGAACGACGGGGACGAACCCGTGACGCTCTCGTTCCGGAGCGCTCGGACCGCCGATTTCGTCGTGCTCGACGGTGAGGAGGAGCGCTGGCGGTGGTCGGAGGGGAAGATGTTCGCCCAGATGCTCCAGTCCGAAGAGCTCGCGCCCGGCGAGTCGGTGACCTACGACGGCGAGTGGTCGCCACCGGAGCCGGGTAGCTACACCGCGGTGGCGACCCTCGAAGCCGACGATCGGGAGTGTGAAGCGCGAACCGAATTCTCGGTTTAA
- a CDS encoding NAD-dependent epimerase/dehydratase family protein, producing MNLTDKRVLITGGAGLVGSHLAGHLLDDNEVVVADDCSKGDRERVPDGAEFVEADMTSEDDVAAAVTEDLDCVFHFAAYTDTNYADPRQLFEENGAMTYNVLERMDEVGVSNIAFTSSSTVYGEAPMPTPEDHAPLEPISIYGASKLADEGLLSTYAHSYGFTVWLYRFANIVGPNQRGNVVPDFIEKLDENPDELEILGDGRQEKSYLHVSDCVEAVCHVVESTEEPMNTYNLGTETTTSVTRIADIVADEMGVDPEYSYTGGDRGWTGDVPKMRLAVEKLTDLGYEPELSSDEAVRRGARELIDEIC from the coding sequence ATGAACCTCACCGACAAACGCGTGCTCATCACGGGCGGGGCGGGTCTCGTCGGTTCCCACCTCGCGGGCCACCTCCTCGACGACAACGAGGTCGTGGTGGCCGACGACTGCTCGAAGGGCGACCGCGAGCGGGTCCCCGACGGGGCCGAGTTCGTCGAGGCCGACATGACCAGCGAGGACGACGTCGCGGCGGCCGTCACCGAGGACCTCGACTGCGTCTTCCACTTCGCGGCCTACACCGACACCAACTACGCGGACCCGCGCCAGCTCTTCGAGGAGAACGGCGCGATGACCTACAACGTCCTCGAACGCATGGACGAGGTCGGCGTCTCGAACATCGCCTTCACCTCCTCTTCGACTGTGTACGGCGAAGCCCCGATGCCGACCCCCGAGGACCACGCACCGCTCGAACCCATCTCGATCTACGGTGCGAGCAAGCTCGCCGACGAGGGCCTGCTCTCGACCTACGCTCACTCCTACGGCTTCACCGTCTGGCTCTATCGCTTCGCGAACATCGTCGGCCCGAACCAGCGCGGCAATGTGGTCCCCGACTTCATCGAAAAGCTCGACGAGAACCCCGACGAACTGGAGATCCTCGGTGACGGCAGACAGGAGAAGTCCTACCTCCACGTCTCGGACTGTGTCGAGGCGGTCTGTCACGTCGTCGAGAGTACCGAAGAACCGATGAACACCTACAACCTCGGGACCGAGACCACGACCTCGGTAACCCGAATCGCGGACATCGTGGCCGACGAGATGGGGGTCGACCCCGAGTACTCCTACACCGGCGGCGACCGCGGCTGGACCGGCGACGTCCCGAAGATGCGGCTCGCGGTCGAGAAGCTCACCGACCTCGGCTACGAACCCGAGCTGTCGAGCGACGAGGCGGTTCGGCGCGGCGCGCGCGAGCTCATCGACGAGATCTGTTAA
- a CDS encoding tRNA (cytidine(56)-2'-O)-methyltransferase codes for MQGEPEVHVLRLGHRPGRDERMSSHVGLTARALGADRVVFAGEAAGPGETVADITERFGGPFEVEVTDAYRPLLQEFPGPVVHLTMYGLPVEEVEAEIRSAHRDRPLLVVVGAEKVSFDVYEAADYNVAVTNQPHSEVASLAVFLDRLFEGRELDREWTDAERRVVPKARGKRVESPGNDGE; via the coding sequence ATGCAGGGCGAACCCGAAGTCCACGTACTCCGGCTCGGCCACCGGCCGGGTCGCGACGAGCGGATGAGTTCGCACGTGGGGCTCACCGCCCGGGCGCTGGGTGCCGACCGGGTGGTCTTCGCTGGCGAGGCCGCCGGCCCAGGGGAGACCGTCGCCGACATCACCGAGCGCTTCGGCGGCCCGTTCGAGGTCGAGGTCACCGACGCCTACCGCCCGTTACTGCAGGAGTTCCCGGGTCCCGTCGTCCACCTCACGATGTACGGCCTCCCGGTGGAGGAGGTCGAAGCCGAGATCCGAAGCGCCCACCGCGATCGGCCGCTGCTCGTCGTCGTGGGTGCCGAGAAGGTCTCCTTCGACGTCTACGAGGCCGCCGACTACAACGTCGCCGTCACCAACCAGCCCCACTCGGAGGTGGCCTCGCTCGCGGTGTTCCTCGACCGGCTCTTCGAGGGGCGCGAACTCGACCGCGAGTGGACGGACGCCGAGCGCCGAGTGGTGCCGAAGGCCCGCGGCAAGCGTGTCGAGAGCCCCGGTAACGACGGGGAGTGA